One genomic region from Caloenas nicobarica isolate bCalNic1 chromosome 22, bCalNic1.hap1, whole genome shotgun sequence encodes:
- the LOC135997475 gene encoding chymotrypsin-like elastase family member 2A: MLGVLFAVLSLAAAASGCGVPAYPPLVSRVVGGEDARPFSWPWQASLQYKSNGQWRHTCGGTLIATNWVMTAAHCISSSRTYRVYLGKYNLAAEEAGSIALSPEKIIVNANWDSNDVSNGYDIALIKLPQHVTLTDHIQLACLPPAQSVLSADTACYVTGWGRLQTNGALPDDLQQGLLRIVSYATCSKASWWGSAVKTTMVCAGGDGITSSCNGDSGGPLNCQNADGTWEVHGIVSFGSSLGCNYYRKPSVFTRVSAFDSWIQKVMANY; encoded by the exons ATGCTTGGAGTCCTCTTCGCTGTGCTGAGTCTGGCCGCTGCAG CCTCTGGCTGCGGGGTTCCCGCCTACCCACCCCTTGTGTCCAGAGTTGTTGGAGGGGAAGATGCGAGACCTTTCAGCTGGCCCTGGCAG GCTTCCCTTCAATACAAATCCAATGGCCAGTGGCGTCACACCTGCGGAGGAACCCTCATTGCAACCAACTGGGTGATGACAGCTGCGCACTGCATCAG TTCTTCTAGGACATATCGAGTATATCTTGGAAAATACAATCTAGCAGCTGAGGAAGCAGGATCAATTGCGCTTAGTCCAGAAAAAATCATTGTCAATGCGAACTGGGATTCAAACGATGTTTCAAATGG GTACGACATTGCCTTGATCAAACTCCCTCAACACGTCACCTTGACCGACCACATCCAGCTGGCCTGCCTGCCCCCGGCACAGAGCGTCCTGTCAGCCGACACCGCCTGCTACGTGACGGGCTGGGGACGCCTGCAGA CAAACGGAGCTCTCCCCGATGACCTGCAGCAAGGTCTTTTGCGGATAGTGAGCTATGCCACTTGTTCCAAGGCCAGCTGGTGGGGAAGCGCAGTGAAAACCACCATGGTTTGTGCCGGCGGGGATGGAATCACCTCCAGCTGTAAT GGGGACTCCGGTGGCCCACTGAACTGCCAAAATGCTGACGGCACATGGGAAGTGCACGGTATCGTCAGCTTTGGCTCTAGTCTTGGCTGCAACTATTACCGGAAGCCGTCTGTCTTCACTCGGGTCTCTGCTTTCGATAGCTGGATCCAGAAG GTTATGGCAAACTACTAA
- the KIAA2013 gene encoding uncharacterized protein KIAA2013 homolog, whose product MWLQQRLKGLPGLLSSSWARRLLLLLALLLVAYWYLGAARARRGTGRGNEPRGAAALCLQAATGAWRAQAERGDALPLPEEAAGEGEPGPGLALAGNGFLLLDVAAGRLWVSAAGSGGGPALATEYPALVRLRALGGRGEARAALAALRDGAVRRVRCVQSGAGPGGGDCVTLREEVVAHRSRPHLYLQRILIANPTERVAAFEASAPASAPSLGGRFATSLEKAEERQFLLSSGRLLLPGSTKVVLMVVAAKKLVSRVQVAPKSHFDETLLSVVYTSEPIEASRLEETFSKLREAAKKEILEVMQMGVEDLFQEHQQTWSDLFISGVEMRKITDAHTPSSETVNMTLYYVLSTMPAPLLDPLISGEDREKMEASLNYADHCFSGHATMHAENLWPAKLTSVTQILQLSDLWKLTLQKRGCKGLVAAGVHGLMQGMVLSFGGLQFTENHLQFQADPDVLHNSYSLRGIHYNKDLINLAVLLDAQGKPFLHVSVKFQDKPVKLYACEAGCMNEPVELTSEARGHTFPVMVTQPITPLLYISTDLIHLQDLRHTLHLKAILAHEEHMAKQYPGLPFLFWFSVASLITLFHLFLFKLIYNEYCGPGAKPLFRSKV is encoded by the exons ATGTGGCTGCAGCAGCGGCTGAaggggctgccggggctgctctccagcagctgggcgcggcggctgctgctgctgctggcgctgctgctcGTCGCCTACTGGTACCTGGGGGCGGCGCGGGCGCGGCGGGGAACGGGCCGGGGGAACgagccccgcggggccgccgccctCTGCCTGCAGGCGGCCACGGGCGCCTGGCGGGCGCAGGCCGAGCGCGGCGATGCGCTGCCGCTGCCCGAGGAGGCGGCGGGCGAAGgggagccggggccgggccTGGCGCTGGCGGGGAACgggttcctgctgctggacGTGGCCGCCGGTCGCCTCTGGGTGTCGGCGGCGGGATccggcggcggcccggccctGGCCACCGAGTACCCGGCGCTGGTGCGGCTGAGGGCGCTGGGCGGGCGCGGGGAGGCGCGGGCGGCGCTGGCGGCGCTGCGGGACGGGGCCGTGCGGCGGGTGCGCTGCGTGcagagcggggccgggccgggcggcggcgacTGCGTGACGCTGCGGGAGGAGGTGGTCGCCCACCGGAGCCGGCCGCACCTCTACCTGCAGCGCATCCTCATCGCCAACCCCACCGAGCGGGTGGCCGCCTTCGAGGCCTCGGCCCCGGCTTCCGCGCCCTCGCTGGGCGGCCGCTTCGCcaccagcctggagaaggcgGAGGAGCGGCAGTTCCTGCTCTCCTCCGGCcgcctgctgctgcccgggaGCACCAAGGTGGTGCTCATGGTGGTGGCGGCCAAGAAACTCGTGAGCCGGGTGCAGGTGGCACCCAAATCCCACTTCGATGAGACCCTGCTCTCCGTGGTGTACACCTCCGAGCCCATCGAGGCCTCCAGGCTGGAGGAGACCTTCAGCAAGCTGAGGGAGGCGGCCAAGAAAGAGATACTGGAGGTGATGCAGATGGGGGTGGAAGATCTTTTCCAGGAGCACCAACAGACCTGGTCAGACCTGTTCATTTCAG GGGTTGAAATGCGAAAGATCACAGATGCGCATACGCCATCCAGTGAGACTGTGAACATGACCCTCTACTACGTGCTGTCAACCATGCCAGCTCCTTTGCTCGATCCGCTCATTAGTGGtgaggacagagagaaaatggaagCCAGTTTGAACTACGCTGACCACTGCTTCAGTGGCCACGCGACCATGCACGCGGAGAACCTGTGGCCGGCAAAGCTGACCAGTGTCACCCAGATCTTGCAGCTCTCAGACCTGTGGAAGCTAACGCTCCAGAAACGGGGATGCAAGGGTCTTGTGGCAGCTGGAGTCCACGGACTTATGCAGGGAATGGTGCTTAGTTTTGGGGGTCTGCAGTTCACAGAAAACCATCTTCAGTTTCAGGCTGACCCTGATGTACTTCATAACAGCTATTCCTTACGTGGGATCCATTACAATAAGGACTTGATTAACCTAGCTGTTCTGCTGGATGCTCAAGGAAAGCCCTTCTTGCATGTGTCTGTGAAGTTCCAAGACAAGCCAGTTAAACTCTATGCGTGTGAGGCAGGCTGTATGAACGAGCCTGTGGAGCTGACCTCAGAGGCACGAGGTCACACTTTCCCAGTCATGGTGACTCAACCCATCACCCCACTGCTTTATATATCGACAGATCTGATCCACTTGCAGGACCTGAGACACACACTCCATCTAAAAGCTATTCTGGCTCATGAGGAACACATGGCCAAGCAATACCCAGGCTTACCCTTCCTGTTCTGGTTCAGCGTGGCTTCCTTAATCACATTGTTTCACTTGTTTCTGTTCAAACTCATCTACAACGAATATTGTGGTCCTGGAGCCAAGCCGCTCTTCAGGAGTAAGGTATAA